From one Rhodamnia argentea isolate NSW1041297 chromosome 1, ASM2092103v1, whole genome shotgun sequence genomic stretch:
- the LOC115743355 gene encoding calmodulin calcium-dependent NAD kinase-like isoform X2, whose protein sequence is MHDDGYGELAAADIVTATIVGLAATLASRQHRRPSSFKPAKGHDAVIPRLDRTRSGHLANLESFSGYVARQLGFEDESECPQLSKLAIEYLKRSEGCEENVYEFFAGEEDAETLREKLVEELDRCILSYFAFHWSQASSMISQVLRTETEKKTKLKDFVLAATRKQRFERVTKDLKVTRVFSTLVEAMKAIGGSFRKADECTDVMVPAAHNRRSPVLLLMGGGMGAGKSTVLKDILKQPFWAEAAADAVVVEADAFKETDVIYKALNSKGRHDDMLQTAELVHQSSTDAASSLLVTALNEGRDVIMDGTLSWEPFVEQTVAMVRNVHKSRYRMGVGYKVASDGTVIEHYWEPIEDGEEEEEGEGHDDGDSGENGNNLGRKPYRIELVGVVCDAYLAVVRGIRRAVITGRAVRVDSQLKSHKRFADAFPRYCQLVDNARLYCTNAMSGLPSCGKCS, encoded by the exons ATGGCTATGGAGAACTCGCGGCGGCAGACATCGTCACCGCCACCATCGTGGGACTTGCGGCCACCCTTGCCAGTCGACAACATCGGAGGCCAAGCAGTTTTAAACCGGCAAAGGGTCACGACGCCGTCATCCCCCGATTGGACAGGACCAGATCAGGCCACCTCGCAAATCTCGAGAGCTTCTCCGGCTACGTCG CCAGGCAGTTGGGGTTCGAAGACGAGAGCGAGTGTCCCCAGCTGAGCAAGCTAGCGATCGAGTACTTGAAGCGGAGCGAAGGGTGCGAAGAGAACGTTTACGAGTTCTTTGCCGGCGAAGAAGATGCAGAGACACTGCGCGAGAAGCTTGTGGAAGAGCTCGACAGGTGCATCCTCAGCTACTTTGCGTTCCATTGGAGCCAAGCCTCTTCCATGATCAGTCAG GTGCTGAGAACCGAGACTGAGAAGAAAACCAAGCTCAAGGACTTCGTGCTGGCAGCGACAAG GAAACAGAGATTTGAGAGGGTGACCAAGGACTTGAAGGTAACAAGGGTTTTCTCCACTTTAGTAGAAGCGATGAAGGCGATCGGAGGTTCCTTTCGCAAAGCCGACGAGTGCACGGACGTGATGGTCCCGGCGGCTCACAATCGGAGAAGCCCCGTCCTCTTGCTCATGGGCGGAGGCATGGGAGCGGGGAAGAGCACCGTCCTCAAAGACATCCTCAAACA ACCATTTTGGGCTGAAGCAGCGGCTGATGCTGTGGTTGTGGAGGCCGACGCGTTCAAGGAGACAGATGTTATCTACAAGGCCCTGAATTCGAAGGGTCGTCACGATGACATGCTCCAAACTGCTGAATTG GTTCACCAGTCATCGACCGATGCTGCATCTTCACTTCTAGTGACGGCACTCAATGAAGGAAGAGACGTGATCATGGATGGCACGCTTTCATGGGAGCCCTTTGTGGAGCAGACGGTTGCGATGGTCCGGAACGTCCACAAGTCTCGTTACCGGATGGGGGTCGGATACAAGGTGGCTAGCGACGGCACCGTCATCGAGCACTATTGGGAGCCAATTGAAgacggcgaagaagaagaagaaggagaaggacaCGATGACGGAGATTCCGGGGAGAATGGGAATAATCTCGGTCGGAAGCCGTACAGAATCGAGCTTGTTGGGGTTGTATGTGATGCTTATCTTGCTGTCGTCAGAGGCATTAG GAGAGCCGTAATCACGGGAAGAGCCGTGAGAGTGGACTCGCAGCTGAAGTCCCACAAGAGATTCGCAGATGCATTTCCACGGTATTGCCAACTCGTTGACAACGCCAGGCTCTACTGTACCAATGCCATGAGTGGCTTACCTTCC TGTGGGAAATGCAGTTGA
- the LOC115743355 gene encoding calmodulin calcium-dependent NAD kinase-like isoform X1 yields MHDDGYGELAAADIVTATIVGLAATLASRQHRRPSSFKPAKGHDAVIPRLDRTRSGHLANLESFSGYVARQLGFEDESECPQLSKLAIEYLKRSEGCEENVYEFFAGEEDAETLREKLVEELDRCILSYFAFHWSQASSMISQVLRTETEKKTKLKDFVLAATRKQRFERVTKDLKVTRVFSTLVEAMKAIGGSFRKADECTDVMVPAAHNRRSPVLLLMGGGMGAGKSTVLKDILKQPFWAEAAADAVVVEADAFKETDVIYKALNSKGRHDDMLQTAELVHQSSTDAASSLLVTALNEGRDVIMDGTLSWEPFVEQTVAMVRNVHKSRYRMGVGYKVASDGTVIEHYWEPIEDGEEEEEGEGHDDGDSGENGNNLGRKPYRIELVGVVCDAYLAVVRGIRRAVITGRAVRVDSQLKSHKRFADAFPRYCQLVDNARLYCTNAMSGLPSLMAWKDGANKLLVDPEEFKWLTALRKLNPDAESVYELYPDPSPIYEPGSVWNSVLVSPSRASLLSELMAIVKKVEDQKAEVSVL; encoded by the exons ATGGCTATGGAGAACTCGCGGCGGCAGACATCGTCACCGCCACCATCGTGGGACTTGCGGCCACCCTTGCCAGTCGACAACATCGGAGGCCAAGCAGTTTTAAACCGGCAAAGGGTCACGACGCCGTCATCCCCCGATTGGACAGGACCAGATCAGGCCACCTCGCAAATCTCGAGAGCTTCTCCGGCTACGTCG CCAGGCAGTTGGGGTTCGAAGACGAGAGCGAGTGTCCCCAGCTGAGCAAGCTAGCGATCGAGTACTTGAAGCGGAGCGAAGGGTGCGAAGAGAACGTTTACGAGTTCTTTGCCGGCGAAGAAGATGCAGAGACACTGCGCGAGAAGCTTGTGGAAGAGCTCGACAGGTGCATCCTCAGCTACTTTGCGTTCCATTGGAGCCAAGCCTCTTCCATGATCAGTCAG GTGCTGAGAACCGAGACTGAGAAGAAAACCAAGCTCAAGGACTTCGTGCTGGCAGCGACAAG GAAACAGAGATTTGAGAGGGTGACCAAGGACTTGAAGGTAACAAGGGTTTTCTCCACTTTAGTAGAAGCGATGAAGGCGATCGGAGGTTCCTTTCGCAAAGCCGACGAGTGCACGGACGTGATGGTCCCGGCGGCTCACAATCGGAGAAGCCCCGTCCTCTTGCTCATGGGCGGAGGCATGGGAGCGGGGAAGAGCACCGTCCTCAAAGACATCCTCAAACA ACCATTTTGGGCTGAAGCAGCGGCTGATGCTGTGGTTGTGGAGGCCGACGCGTTCAAGGAGACAGATGTTATCTACAAGGCCCTGAATTCGAAGGGTCGTCACGATGACATGCTCCAAACTGCTGAATTG GTTCACCAGTCATCGACCGATGCTGCATCTTCACTTCTAGTGACGGCACTCAATGAAGGAAGAGACGTGATCATGGATGGCACGCTTTCATGGGAGCCCTTTGTGGAGCAGACGGTTGCGATGGTCCGGAACGTCCACAAGTCTCGTTACCGGATGGGGGTCGGATACAAGGTGGCTAGCGACGGCACCGTCATCGAGCACTATTGGGAGCCAATTGAAgacggcgaagaagaagaagaaggagaaggacaCGATGACGGAGATTCCGGGGAGAATGGGAATAATCTCGGTCGGAAGCCGTACAGAATCGAGCTTGTTGGGGTTGTATGTGATGCTTATCTTGCTGTCGTCAGAGGCATTAG GAGAGCCGTAATCACGGGAAGAGCCGTGAGAGTGGACTCGCAGCTGAAGTCCCACAAGAGATTCGCAGATGCATTTCCACGGTATTGCCAACTCGTTGACAACGCCAGGCTCTACTGTACCAATGCCATGAGTGGCTTACCTTCC TTGATGGCATGGAAAGACGGGGCAAACAAGTTACTTGTTGATCCAGAAGAGTTCAAGTGGCTGACTGCATTGAGAAAATTGAATCCGGATGCCGAATCCGTATACGAACTTTACCCGGATCCGAGCCCGATCTACGAACCCGGTTCGGTTTGGAACAGTGTGCTTGTATCGCCGTCGAGGGCAAGTCTTCTTTCCGAGTTGATGGCCATCGTTAAAAAGGTCGAAGACCAAAAGGCTGAAGTCTCGGTCCTGTGA
- the LOC115743357 gene encoding 40S ribosomal protein S15-4: MADVEADVAVAGQPKKRTFKKFSFRGVDLDALLDMSTDELVKLFTARARRRFQRGLKRKPMALIKKLRKAKREAPPGEKPEPVRTHLRNMIIVPEMIGSIIGVYNGKTFNQVEIKPEMIGHYLAEFSISYKPVKHGRPGIGATHSSRFIPLK, translated from the exons ATG GCGGACGTGGAGGCGGACGTCGCGGTCGCGGGCCAGCCGAAGAAGAGGACGTTCAAGAAGTTCTCCTTCAGAGGCGTCGATCTGGACGCTCTCCTCGACATGTCCACAGATGAGCTCGTCAAGCTCTTCACTGCCCGTGCTCGCAGAAG GTTCCAGAGAGGTCTCAAGAGGAAGCCCATGGCTCTGATTAAGAAGCTGCGCAAAGCG AAAAGGGAGGCTCCCCCAGGTGAGAAACCCGAACCAGTCAGAACTCACCTGCGCAATATGATCATCGTTCCAGAGATGATTGGAAGCATCATCGGAGTCTACAATGGTAAAACCTTCAACCAAGTCGAAATAAAGCCTGAGATGATTGGACATTACCTGGCTGAGTTCTCCATCAGTTACAAGCCGGTCAAGCATGGTAGACCAGGTATTGGTGCCACCCATTCGTCAAGGTTCATTCCTCTCAAGTAA